The DNA region ATCGCCTGAATGCGGAAAGTAAACAATTAAGCATTGTGCCGGTGAACGAGTTAGCGAACTGGCCTGCCTGTGCGGAGAAAGCATGGCCTGTCATTAATGTTGCAGGTGAAGGGGAGACGCTGCGCATGGACCTGTATGTTCAGATCTGTGAATCGGTGAATGGGCTGCACGAGAATCCGTTGCCTTCCTTTGTACTTACTCGCAGTGAGGGCCGTCCTGAGGCAATTGTTCCACTAATCGACGTTGTGGTCGTTGACTAATAATAAATAGAATCGTGGTGACGAATACAGATGATGACCGAGGAGATTCAGGAGCAATACGCCGATGAGCTTGAAGCTTTTCACATATGGATGAAGGATGCCGGTTACACAGGACATACGGTGAAATCATACACGGGTGACGTTGCAGAATTTCTCATCTCTATTCAAGGAAAGTCACTGGATCAGGTCAAAAAACTTCATGTGTTATCCTTCCTGTCCCGAGCCCGGGAACGCGGGGTCAGTGATGCAACGCGAAATCGGAAACATGCAGCGGTAAACTGTTTTTACAAATCACTGATTGAACTTGAATTGTTGACGAATAATCCGGCATTTGGGATCAAGAAATCCAAAACCGAACAAAACCGGGCCCCCGTCTTCCTGGACGAAAGCGGTCTGGAACGATTTTTACAATCCGTCGAGGGCAAATACCGGACACGCAATCTGGCTGTTTTTCTGCTAATGGGATACATGGGATTGCGGGTTGGAGAGGTGCATGCCTTGAACTGCAAAGATTATAATGCGGAACGGCGTACACTGGACGTATTCGGCAAGGGCCGAAAATGGCGTACACTGCCTGTACCGGAGACCGTTGCTGAACTGTTGTCCCAGGCGATCCAGGAACGCTTGTCTCCGTGGCGTGCGAAGGAAGAAGCATTATTCGTCTCACAAAAAGGAAAGCGTTTATCGATTCGCAGCATCCAGCTCATATCAACCGAAACCTTTGAACGCTTTCAGCGGGAGTCGCCTTCCAATCAGCGTTTGAATTACTCCAGCCATAAGCTGCGCCACTCATTTGCCACCATGATGCTCAGACGTGGGGCGGATCTGCGAACCGTTCAGGAACTGCTGGGTCACTCTTCCATTCAAACCACGACGGTATACACTCACGTAACCAGTCGGGAGAAGGAGGAAGCAATGGCCCTGCTGGATGTCAAACTTCCCGCGTTTGTGGCTGAAGTATGATGGGAACGTTAATTTTGACCAATATTAAAGTTGACTCCATCAAAAACAGGATTTGTGAGAATAAATTCGACTTTAATGAAACAGAATATTTATTATGTAAACCAAAAATAGAATCTTATTTATATCTAACCCGAATGTATGTCTTTCAGGATATCGCTCATCCTATTTATAATAGGACCAAAGAGCCACGTGCATCTTCTTTAAAGAAGAAACATGTGGCTCTTTGGTTGTGCAATCTTGATAAAAGATGTTAAGAAATAAGGTGTAAAGGTGTATCCTTTAAACGTTTGGGGATTTACTCCAGTCCGGCAATTTGTTCCTTCAATTTGTTCGCAGATGCCTGGAAAGCAACTTTCTCCGTCTCATTCAAAGGAAGCGGCAGAATTTCGCGTACGCCGTTGCGATCGACTACACATGGAACACCCAGATATACATCCGATACGCCATTGTAATCTTCCAACAATGTGGAAACGTTCAATACGGAACCTTCGTTACCCAGAATGGCAGCCACGATGCGGTCCAATGCAAGCGCAATTGCATAGGACGTGGCTCCTTTGGCATTAATAATCTCATAAGCTGCGTT from Paenibacillus sp. JNUCC-31 includes:
- a CDS encoding tyrosine-type recombinase/integrase, coding for MMTEEIQEQYADELEAFHIWMKDAGYTGHTVKSYTGDVAEFLISIQGKSLDQVKKLHVLSFLSRARERGVSDATRNRKHAAVNCFYKSLIELELLTNNPAFGIKKSKTEQNRAPVFLDESGLERFLQSVEGKYRTRNLAVFLLMGYMGLRVGEVHALNCKDYNAERRTLDVFGKGRKWRTLPVPETVAELLSQAIQERLSPWRAKEEALFVSQKGKRLSIRSIQLISTETFERFQRESPSNQRLNYSSHKLRHSFATMMLRRGADLRTVQELLGHSSIQTTTVYTHVTSREKEEAMALLDVKLPAFVAEV